DNA sequence from the Juglans microcarpa x Juglans regia isolate MS1-56 chromosome 5S, Jm3101_v1.0, whole genome shotgun sequence genome:
ACTGTACTCGAGTAAAAGCTCCTGATCAAAGAGAACCGGGTCTAAAATCTTGTCAGGCGTTCCTTTCGTTGATTCCTTAATTAAAATCTTGATAAGTTTTCGAGGTTCAGCTTTTAGGACGTAGTTTCCAGGAAATTTGATCAGTcttattataaatagaatagaaaaatgtTGAAGTCATGAGcttttcttgaaatatttaaagattCTAAGCGTTTTGCTTTGTTTAGGCACTCTGAATTATGatctttatttgatttttgttttctggtGTTTTGTTATATGAAGGTGGATCAAAGGTACAGACAATACCACAACCAGATGCAGATTGTGATTTCCACGTTCGAACAAGCGGCTGGAATAGGATCAGCAAGAACCTACACAGCCCTTGCATTACAAACAATCTCAAAGCAATTCCGATGTTTGAAGGATTCAATAACGGGCCAAATTCGAGCTGCGAACAAGAGCCTAGGGGAAGAAGATAGCCCAGGCGGCAAGATTGAAGGTTCAAGACTCAAGTACGTTGACCATCAGCTGCGACAACAACGAGCTCTTCAACAGTTGGGAATGATCCAGCACAATGCTTGGAGACCGCAGAGAGGATTGCCTGAAAGATCAGTTTCTGTTCTTCGTGCTTGGCTTTTCGACCACTTTCTCCACCCGTAAGCAACTCAGAATAGTCTCATAATCTCATCTGCCTTTGTTATTCCATGTGGCAAAAATGGAAGTTTTCTGTTTTTTAACTGAGATTATTCAATTTGGATTTCAGATATCCGAAGGATTCAGACAAGCACTTGCTTGCTAAGCAGACAGGGCTTACTAGGGGCCAGGTATATTCATCAAAGTCATTGCATTGTTTACAGTTGTTTCCCAtatttgtggattttttttcatgttgaatAGCTTTGTGACAATGCAGGTGTCTAATTGGTTCATCAATGCTCGAGTTCGGCTTTGGAAACCAATGGTGGAAGAGATGTATATGGAGGAACTCAAGGAGCAAGAGCAGAATGGATCAGAGGAAAAAATCAGCAAGAGCAATGAAGACTCAGCATCAAAGTCCAGTGCTCCGCAGGCGAAAAGTCCTGCTACTGAAAATCGCACCAAAAGTTTCAATTCGAAACGAGAGAATTCTACAAACCAGAACGCTGCTCCTGCTTTTTCAGTCTCCAAAGCTTCAACATCTCCGGTTGGAGGAAATGTTAGGAACCAATCTGGATTCACTCTCATTGGGCCCTCAGAATGGGAAGGGATTACACAAGGAAGTCCGAAGAAACAGAGGAGCAATGAGATGCTGCATTCTCCAAGCAGTGTTCCATCAATAAACGTGGATCTCAAGCCTAATGAGGCAAACAATGAGCAAGTTTCTATGAAATTCAGTGATGAGAGGCAGGGCAGAGATGGCTACTCATTCATGGGAGGCCAAACGAACTTCATTGGAGGTTTTGGGCAATACCCAATAGGTGAAATTGGAAGGTATGATACTGAACAATTTGCACCAAGGTATTCAGGCAATGGTGTTTCTCTCACACTCGGTCTCCCTCACTGTGAAAACCTTTCCTTGTCCGCCACCCACCATTCGTTTCTCCCTAACCAGAACATTCAATTGGGAAGAAGAGTAGTCGGCGAACCGAACGACTTTGGTGCCATAAGCAACGCCAACCCTCACTCTTCAGCTGCATATGAAAGCATCAACATTCAGAACCCAAAGAGGTTTGCTGCGCAATTGTTGCCCGACTTTGTGGCCTGAATAAGCGCATATATGAGACAGTTGGTGTCATGGGTTTTCAGGGTATCTTTCACAATTCCTTCCTATTATTCACTCAAATAGTAGGGGACAAGGAAATGCATGGTAGtgtaaagaagaaaatttactTTAGTATAGGTTTATACATGGAATATAGAACCATTTCAGTTCTTAGACAGCTTAGGATTTGAGAGCATATGGTTGAGgattgtatattatttttataagttttgaaGATGGATAGATGGGTTGGTGTCA
Encoded proteins:
- the LOC121267322 gene encoding BEL1-like homeodomain protein 1, with translation MATYFHGNSEIQAADGLQTLVLMNPAGYVQYSEAPPQVQSTANNFVFLNSVAAAAAANSYLPQAQQPHTQQFVGIPLPTMASAASQDPDSQSMNAHHEISALHGFVPRVQYNLWNSLEPNAAARETPRAQQGLSLSLSSQQPGYGSFRADREVPSQAQASAISGEDMRISGGSSSSASGVTNGVSGMRNVLLSSKYLKAAQELLDEVVNVGNGMKSEILRKANGRAKVMGESSAAESGDGSVGGEASGKRAAELSTAERQEIQMKKAKLLNMLDEVDQRYRQYHNQMQIVISTFEQAAGIGSARTYTALALQTISKQFRCLKDSITGQIRAANKSLGEEDSPGGKIEGSRLKYVDHQLRQQRALQQLGMIQHNAWRPQRGLPERSVSVLRAWLFDHFLHPYPKDSDKHLLAKQTGLTRGQVSNWFINARVRLWKPMVEEMYMEELKEQEQNGSEEKISKSNEDSASKSSAPQAKSPATENRTKSFNSKRENSTNQNAAPAFSVSKASTSPVGGNVRNQSGFTLIGPSEWEGITQGSPKKQRSNEMLHSPSSVPSINVDLKPNEANNEQVSMKFSDERQGRDGYSFMGGQTNFIGGFGQYPIGEIGRYDTEQFAPRYSGNGVSLTLGLPHCENLSLSATHHSFLPNQNIQLGRRVVGEPNDFGAISNANPHSSAAYESINIQNPKRFAAQLLPDFVA